Part of the Bacillus sp. N1-1 genome, TGTATCATCGGTGGGGTTTTATCAGGATATTTCTCCAAGAAGATTGGTAGAAAGTATTCTCTTATTCTAGCCGCTGTACTCTTTTTGTTATCAGCTCTCGGCTCAGCTTATCCCGAATTTTTGTTTTTTAGCTATGGCGATGAGCCGACTTATTCTTTGCTAATTATGTTTAATCTTTATAGAATCATAGGTGGAATCGGCGTTGGATTAGCCTCAGCTGTTGCTCCAATGTATATTGGAGAAATCGCTCCATCTAACATAAGAGGAACGTTGGTATCTCTTAACCAATTCGCTATTATTTTCGGAATGCTCGTCGTCTATTTCGTTAACTGGGGCATTGCTAAGGGGCAGCCTCTAGAATGGATGAATGATATAGGCTGGAGATATATGTTTGCTTCGGAAGCCATCCCGGCTCTATTATTCTTGTTGCTATTGTTTACAGTGCCAAAGACACCAAGGTATCTCGTTTCTATCAATAAAAATGAGGAAGCGTTTGCTATCCTTTCAAAAATTCACGATCAGACGATGGCTAAGGCAACACTCTATGAGATAAAAAATTCATTTGACACGAATAAAGCGAAACTCTTTGCTTTTGGGAAAACCATCGTATTTGTAGGTATTTTGTTATCCATTTTCCAACAGTTTGTTGGGATAAATGTCGCTCTCTATTATGCACCACGAATCTTTGAAAGCATGGGAGCAGCAAGAGACGCCTCAATGGTCCAGACGATTATCATGGGACTAGTCAATGTTATCTTTACGATTATCGCCATCTTAACTGTTGACAAATGGGGCAGAAAACCTCTTCTCATTGTAGGCTCAATCGGTATGACGATCGGAATGTTCGGCGTAGCTGGAATGGCTTTCTCTGGCATTATCGGTATCGCCACATTAGTCTTCATTATTATTTATACAGCTTCCTTTATGATGTCCTGGGGCCCGATCGTTTGGGTGTTAATTTCAGAAATTTTCCCTAATAAAATCCGAGGACAAGCAGTCGCGATCGCTGTTGCGGCTCAATGGGCGGCTAACTACTTAATCTCTTCGACTTATCCAATGATGATGGAAGTAAGCGGTGGTCTTACATACTCTTTTTATGGCATCATGAGTATTCTATCGGCCATTTTTGTTTGGAAGTTTGTTCCTGAAACAAAAGGAAAGTCATTAGAAGAATTAGAGATGCTTCTACGAAAAAAAGGAAATCAGGAAAAGAAATTGGCATAGTCATTATGAAAGCTCCTCACTTATGTGGGGAGCTTTCTAATGACAGTACCTTTCCCCTTTTCGCAAAAGTAAAGGACGAAACCACATTGGCTTCGTCCTTTTATCACTTTTATTTCGTTTCCTCTAACCACAGAATACTTGTCACACCGCGTGGATAATATTTACTTCCTATTATTTCACCAGAGATAATCTGATCACTCCAGCTCCAGACAGAAAGTTCCGGATGTGTGAGCCATTTTACATGCGCTGCATCCGCTTTTGCTCCATTTTCATCTACATGGTGCAAGATTTCACGAGCAATGAATTGGGAAAGATACACTTTGCTGAGCCAGGAGTTGTTACTAGTAGAAGATATTTTCCATCCTCCATCCTCAAACTTACAAACCCCTTCTTGCAATACCGTATCAAGATGTGTTTTTAAAACCTGAATGTATTCTCCGAATCTACCTTCTGGGTCCAGTGCTTCTTTACAATTCATATAATAAGGAAAAATTAACCCTTCAATGGCCGGAATAATTCTTGAGTCATTATTCTCCCCAATCACAGCTGGAATATAGCCCTGCTCCGTCATATGACTTGCCATCGTTTGAGCACTTTTTTCTGCTTGTTTTCCAGCTAATGTTGCCAGCTCATGTTCACCTTGATCAGAAAAAATCTTTTCAAGCGCGACATATGCCGCCCACATTTTCCCTCCAAGGTATATATTATTTCTAGCCTGTCCTAAGGACACGTCCAAACTATCATACGTAGTAATTTCTGCCCCGCCCATCACACGACTTGAATCAAGCCCGATCAGCCCATTGCGCTGATCAGGATCTGGATGGTCGCGATGAACCATGCTCTCGAGACAGCTTTTGAAAACACTAATATTCTCCAACAACCACTCTTTATCATGCGTTTGTTCACTATAAACTGAAGCAGTAAGTACCCAGTTAATCAGCTGCTCCCCTGTCATATGAGAGAAACACCCATCAATTCCGTATACTTCATAAGAAGAATAGTGTGGTCGACTGATCGTATTCGCTACGCCCATATCATGAGTGAAGCTTATCCCACCTGGATACAGCTTCTCGTCATTCGGAAAACGAACTTGATCTTCATAACTGAATCGATCAACGAACATATCTAATTCATTCTTCACTGTCCATGGATTCATTTTCATCTCAAAAAACAACTGATCGACTGTTAAATCAAACGTATTCATCATTCGATACTCGCCTTCGTTAACTACCCAGAAAGGCTTCCCATCACGTTCGAGCAGCTGAGTATTCCCATAATAGCTTCGGATAGCATGGGCCATCATGAACTTCTGATCGTTCGATAAATTCGCTTCACTAATCATCGCATTACTTTTTAGTGCCCGCTGTTTCAACTCATTAAAATTCGCCAAAGCATATTCAGCGACACTTTCTATGTTTGGAAAGAATTTTGTGTAGTAATAGGAAGTATCCATTCCTGCTGTTACAATTCCACCTCGATAGAAGCAGATCGCAAATTGATACGTCGCTTTTTCCCCCGCTGGAACATCGGCGATCAGCGTCCCTACCGGTCCAAGACCAAACGTCCAATTCTCCTCGTATGGAGTCGTCAAGATATTCTCCATACTAAAATGCATCGCTGACTTCGTTTGATCCTTCTTACTTACAATGGCCGTTATTCTTCCTTCAGCAATACCGGACAGTTCTTCTGTCGTATCATCTAATCGACGCATCGAAGAATAAGGATCACTTCCTTCATAGCCAAAAAAGGCACGGCGCTTTTTCTCTCCCTTTGTATTATCAATGGTTAATTCAGCAAGCACTGCTGGGACAAGCGTTCGTTTCAGCTCCTCCTCGCCTGCTTCTTCTGGATCCTCTACAGGTTGAACCTGTGAATACACCGTAAAAGTTAAATCGCCAGCCTTCCACGTATCTGTCCCCAATTGAAAATCTCGTTCAACTTGATCATTCGGAAAAGGATGAATGATCTCTGGCTTGTCTGGATCAGGATCCGGGTTCTCGATATCATACCGTTTGCTCTCATCTTCATTCGTCCCAAAGAATGGGAGGGCATCATAATGACCTTCTTGCGTCAATGATTCCAGCCCTACATAAATGTTTTTTCTCGGTGAACGCCCAAGTTCTAAATCTAGTCCACCACCATTACCTCCAAACCCTAATGTAAAACTTGAAAAAGCGCCGATCGGTGAATGATGAGCATTAAAAAAATTGTTTTCTGGCATGGCTATCCCTCTCTTTTCCTAAAATAGGCTATCCTTTAACTGCACTTGATGAAATACCTTCCACAACTTTGTTACTGAAAAAGATAAACGCGATTAAAATTGGTAACACACTAATTATTAACGTGGCGCCAATTGCTCCCCAATCCGTCATATACTGACCGATGAAATTTTGAATACCTACCGT contains:
- the xylE gene encoding D-xylose transporter XylE — translated: MKLRQNIYIMLITLVATLGGLLFGYDTAVISGAEGSLQTYFSDHLHLSSLVHGLTVSSALIGCIIGGVLSGYFSKKIGRKYSLILAAVLFLLSALGSAYPEFLFFSYGDEPTYSLLIMFNLYRIIGGIGVGLASAVAPMYIGEIAPSNIRGTLVSLNQFAIIFGMLVVYFVNWGIAKGQPLEWMNDIGWRYMFASEAIPALLFLLLLFTVPKTPRYLVSINKNEEAFAILSKIHDQTMAKATLYEIKNSFDTNKAKLFAFGKTIVFVGILLSIFQQFVGINVALYYAPRIFESMGAARDASMVQTIIMGLVNVIFTIIAILTVDKWGRKPLLIVGSIGMTIGMFGVAGMAFSGIIGIATLVFIIIYTASFMMSWGPIVWVLISEIFPNKIRGQAVAIAVAAQWAANYLISSTYPMMMEVSGGLTYSFYGIMSILSAIFVWKFVPETKGKSLEELEMLLRKKGNQEKKLA
- a CDS encoding glycoside hydrolase family 52 protein; this encodes MPENNFFNAHHSPIGAFSSFTLGFGGNGGGLDLELGRSPRKNIYVGLESLTQEGHYDALPFFGTNEDESKRYDIENPDPDPDKPEIIHPFPNDQVERDFQLGTDTWKAGDLTFTVYSQVQPVEDPEEAGEEELKRTLVPAVLAELTIDNTKGEKKRRAFFGYEGSDPYSSMRRLDDTTEELSGIAEGRITAIVSKKDQTKSAMHFSMENILTTPYEENWTFGLGPVGTLIADVPAGEKATYQFAICFYRGGIVTAGMDTSYYYTKFFPNIESVAEYALANFNELKQRALKSNAMISEANLSNDQKFMMAHAIRSYYGNTQLLERDGKPFWVVNEGEYRMMNTFDLTVDQLFFEMKMNPWTVKNELDMFVDRFSYEDQVRFPNDEKLYPGGISFTHDMGVANTISRPHYSSYEVYGIDGCFSHMTGEQLINWVLTASVYSEQTHDKEWLLENISVFKSCLESMVHRDHPDPDQRNGLIGLDSSRVMGGAEITTYDSLDVSLGQARNNIYLGGKMWAAYVALEKIFSDQGEHELATLAGKQAEKSAQTMASHMTEQGYIPAVIGENNDSRIIPAIEGLIFPYYMNCKEALDPEGRFGEYIQVLKTHLDTVLQEGVCKFEDGGWKISSTSNNSWLSKVYLSQFIAREILHHVDENGAKADAAHVKWLTHPELSVWSWSDQIISGEIIGSKYYPRGVTSILWLEETK